In one Nicotiana sylvestris chromosome 8, ASM39365v2, whole genome shotgun sequence genomic region, the following are encoded:
- the LOC138876246 gene encoding protein gar2-like: MSNPQDHPGTPPPPSPSNSSSSTPPSASPKPRFRRKKMLARKTVASGALRKVLSERLKASQVKESPAPKSDSSSESESFQSANEGDGHGSSGSEKTQESPSDVSSSVVENLETRFVLVGPIRDVELPEMSRSGGKNKSEKEKEREGACGEERGKGKGEVLAICGVAQDRLEESGMKSGVGASYDPKKRKATTPKTPNVPKPSKKRKTSSPTPTTSLVTRGRATRSRVKQSEADLQKALEESKKKKKG; encoded by the exons atgtctaacccacaagatcatcctggcactcctccaccaccatctccctcaaattcatcctcatctACTCCACCCAGTGCATctccaaaacctaggtttcgaaggaagaaaatgcttgctcgaaaaacTGTAGCATCTGGGGCTCTGAGAAAGGTTTTAAGtgaaaggttgaaagctagccaagtgaaagAAAGCCCAGCTCCAAAGTCTGATTCTAGCTCTGAGTCTGAATCCTTTCAATCCGCGAATGAGGGAGATGGACATGGGTCTTCTGGATCTGAAAAGACTCAAGAATCTCCTTCTGATGTAAGTTCTTCTGTGGTTGAAAActtagaaactaggtttgttctggttggaccCATTAGGGATGTTGAGTTGCCTGAGATgagtaggagtggaggtaaaaataagtctgaaaaagaaaaagagagagagggtgcatgtggtgaagagaggggaaaaGGGAAGGGAGAAGTTCTTGCTATATGTGGGGTTGCACAAGATAGGTTAGAGgagagtggcatgaagtcagg GGTAGGGGCaagttatgacccaaagaaacgcaAAGCTACTACACCAAAAACCCCAAATGTTCCCAAGCcatccaagaaaagaaaaacctCATCCCCAACACCTACTACCTCTTTAGTGACTAGGGGTAGAGCTACAAGAAGCAGGGTAAAACAGAGTGAAGCTGATCTCCAAAAGGctttagaagaaagcaagaaaaagaaaaaaggataa